The following is a genomic window from Dermatophilaceae bacterium Soc4.6.
AGAGCCACTGGCACCAGCAGGCCGGGTGGAGCATCGTCGGGATGACGGGCATGCCGGAGGCCTCCATCGCGCGCGAGCTGGCCCTGTGCTTCAGCCACGTCGCCCTCGTCACCGACCACGACGCCGGGGTCGAGGGCGACACCGGGGTGACGCACGCCGAGGTGCTCGAGGTCTTCGGGCAGAACATCGAGGCGCTCAAGTCGGTGCTGGCCCAGACCATCCCGACCCTGCCCCCGCCGCAGGACGACGCCTCGGCCACGTGTGCCTGCCGTCGCTCGCTCGACGGGCTGACGCTGCCCTTCGAGCTGCCCTGAGGGTGGCTCCCATGGCGCGATTGGCACGGGTGCCGCGGGTGCCGCGGGGCCTACGGGGGCTGGAGGCCGGGCGGGCGGCCGGCCGGTTCGGTCTCGACCCGGAGCCCGAGCCCCGGGGTGTGGGGTGGCCCCGGCTGCCCGGGGGGACGCGCGCCGGCACCACCCGGCGGGCGGCGTGGCGTCGGGCGCAGGCCCGACGGGTGGTCGCGGCGGTCCTGGCCGGCGCGGCGACCTGGCTGGTCGTGTCGGCGGTGGCGCCGCGACCGGTCGACTCCGGGGTGTCGGTCGTCGTGGCGGCGCACGACCTCGCGCTGGGGGCCCGGGTGGGGGCCGACGACGTGCGGGTCGAGAGTCGGCCGGGCTCGCAACGACCGGCGTCGGCGCTGGCCGGCCCGGCCGACGCCCTGGGTCAGGTGACTGCAGGGCCGGTCGGGGTGGGTGAGGTGCTCACCACGAGCCGTTTCCGGGGGGCCGCGAGCCTGACCGGGCTCAGCCCGGCGCTGGTCGCGATGAGCATCCCGCTCGTCGACGAGGGGCTGCTGGTCGACCTGCGGGCGGGCGACACCGTCACCGTGCTGGCACCGGGCACGGGCGCGAGCGTGGCGGCGGCGGCCCCGGTGCTGTCCGTGACCGCGAGCGGCGAGTCCCCATCCGTGGCTGGTGGCAGCGCCCTGCTCGGAGCCACCTCGGCCGGTGGCGCCGGCTCACGGCTCGTCGTGGGCCTGACCCGGGCGGAGGCCGGCGCCGTGGCCGGTGCGATGGGCGGGCCGAGTGGGCTGACCGGGTTCGTCGTGGCACTCGGAGGCCGGTGACGTCGCTCCTCGAGCGAGGGACCTTCCTCTCATCACGGGACGGAAGGGTGGTCAGCCACGGGTTGCGTCAAGCCTGTCACCCGGGGACCTCCAGCGGGGCTAGCCTTTGGCCGACCACCACCCACGTCGGGTGGCCCGAGCGAAGGGCAGCACCAGCGATGATCAAAGGCTTCAAGGACTTCCTCCTGCGCGGCAACGTCGTCGACCTCGCGGTGGCCGTCGTGATCGGTGGGGCCTTCGCCAAGGTCGTCGACCTGTTCGTCAG
Proteins encoded in this region:
- a CDS encoding SAF domain-containing protein, with amino-acid sequence MARLARVPRVPRGLRGLEAGRAAGRFGLDPEPEPRGVGWPRLPGGTRAGTTRRAAWRRAQARRVVAAVLAGAATWLVVSAVAPRPVDSGVSVVVAAHDLALGARVGADDVRVESRPGSQRPASALAGPADALGQVTAGPVGVGEVLTTSRFRGAASLTGLSPALVAMSIPLVDEGLLVDLRAGDTVTVLAPGTGASVAAAAPVLSVTASGESPSVAGGSALLGATSAGGAGSRLVVGLTRAEAGAVAGAMGGPSGLTGFVVALGGR